One Heyndrickxia oleronia genomic window, CGAGGGAAAAACAAAAAGAAGACTCTATCATAATTGTTCAGGAAAACATATAGGATTTGTGGCTGTTTGCCGTGAACTAGGATATCCAGTTGCTAACTATTGGGAGCAAGATCATCCGCTTCAGCAGCATATCGTTCAAATTCTATCGACATTATCTGAAGTTCCTATTTCAGAAATTAAAGTTGGAATAGATGGTTGTGGTGTTCCTGTCTTTGCGATTCCATTACACTCCATGGCACTTACATATTTGAAATTCGCATGTCCAGATTTGATTGATGATTCTGGATTAAAAGATGCTGTTGTTAAATTAACACGTACCCTGAATCATCAGTATAACATGATTGCTTCTGAACACTTTATTTGTTCCATTCTATTACAAGATCCCAATATAGTAGCAAAAGGCGGTGCACAAGGTGTTTATGGCTTTGGTTTAAAAAATGAACGTATTGGGTTTGCTTTAAAGGTAATCAATGGATCGGAAGAAGTATGGCCAAACATCGTTGCATCCATTCTTGAACAAATCGACTATAAAAATAAAGAGACAATTCACAAACTTAGATTGTTAAAACCCTCCATTGTCAAAAATGATTCAGGCATAGAGGTAGGAACGATTAAAGAGACATTCACACTTTAAAGGGGACAGAGGGGGGACAGAGGGACGGTTCTCTTGTCCCAAAATTCGGGACAGCGGAACCGACCCCCTGTCCCTTCTTAATTATAAAACTATTTAAAAAAGTTTGACTGTGTGGAATAATTATATTATTATTCTATTTATTCAATATATTGCGTATCGCAAATGAGAGTAAATACATCCTAGGAAGAGAAGTGAATCTTATGTCGCAAATGTTAGCCTTAGTCATTCTTTTATTGATCTTGTTTATTGGGGACCTAGTTGCTGTTCGGACGAAAGCATGGGTACCCTCTATTTTTATCTGTGCGGTCCTTTTTCTTATTGGATATTGGACATTTTTTCCACAAGATATTGTAGCGATATCTGGTGTGCCCCCGGTGGTAGCTACAATGATGATGTATTTATTAATTACGAACATGGGTACCTTGTTATCGCTTCAGGAACTAAAGAATCAATGGAAAACGATTGTTATTGCTCTTTCAGGGATTATTGGAATTATTGTTCTGTTATTTATCGTTGGATCCCTTCTATTTGGATTTAAGACCGTTGTTGTAGCTATTCCGCCTTTAGTGGGTGGGGTCGTATCTGCCCTAATCATGTCAGAAGGTGCAAAGGAAGTGGGACTTGCTTCTCTATCCGTTTTTGCGATTGTTATCTATGTGATGCAGGGATTTGCTGGTTATCCACTTACATCTATTATGTTGAAAAAAGAAGGGAAGCGTCTTTTGAAACAATATAGAAGTGGACAATTGAAGGTAAAGGAGGATGCTTCCTCAGAGGTAGCTGCTACAGCAGAACATGGAATGAAGGAACTTAAGCTATTTAAAAGATTACCAGAAAAATATAATACGGAATTTTTTAAGTTTTTCAGACTAGCCTTTGTTGCTTTCCTTGCTTATCAAGTCTCTACATTATTGGCACCTATTGTTTCAATTAGTCCCTTTGTTCTTTGTTTACTTTTTGGTGTAATCGCAAAGAGCATTGGTTTTTTGGAAAAACAAGTGCTGCAAAAAGCAAATGGTTTTGGTTTTGCCATCGTTGCGTTAATGTTATTCATCTTTGATGGATTAAAACAAGCAACTCCAAGTATGATGCTTCAAATTTTATACCCACTGGTGGGATGTATAGTTATTGGTGTCGTTGGTATGTATATATTTTCATTTATTGCGGGTAAGTTTTTAAAAGTCAGCAAGGAAATGGCATTTGCAGTTTCTTTAACTGCCTTATATGGATTTCCTGCTGATTACATTATCACGAATGAAGTCATTAATTCACTAACTACTGATGAAAAGGAAAAAGAAATCCTAACAAGTCAGATGTTACCACCAATGCTTGTCGGAGGTTTCATTACGGTCACTATTGTATCGGTCATTTTAGCAGGAATATTTGTGAAGTTTTTATAGAATGGGGGAGATAGAAATGATAGATATTCAGGAACAAATCGAAAAACATCTACAGGAATTAAGTAAATACACCTCAACCCCAAATAAGGGAACGACGCGACTTACCTATAGTCAGGAAGACTTGGGAGCTAGAACGTATATAAAAGAAAAAATGTATGAATATGGGCTTAAAGTTCATGAGGATGGCTTTGGTAATATTTTTGGCAAGATGGAAGGGGCCTTGCAGGATGCACCTAGTGTTCTCATTGGTTCCCATTTTGATTCGGTTCCCCATGGTGGTAATTATGATGGACCGGCAGGAGTGGTAGCAGGCCTTGTTGTAGCTGAGCTTTTTTCAAAAAATCAGTTGATTCCCAAATATCCCCTAG contains:
- a CDS encoding asparaginase codes for the protein MGYDILIEETRAGLVENKHFGIICGINEMKKQIYQVGDSQQEVFFRSAAKPIQALPLFLTNIIEKYNITEEEAALFSASHRGESYHINALESLLNKLPVVEEDLFCPPSYPLNIEPREKMIGEGKTKRRLYHNCSGKHIGFVAVCRELGYPVANYWEQDHPLQQHIVQILSTLSEVPISEIKVGIDGCGVPVFAIPLHSMALTYLKFACPDLIDDSGLKDAVVKLTRTLNHQYNMIASEHFICSILLQDPNIVAKGGAQGVYGFGLKNERIGFALKVINGSEEVWPNIVASILEQIDYKNKETIHKLRLLKPSIVKNDSGIEVGTIKETFTL